A window of Solanum stenotomum isolate F172 chromosome 3, ASM1918654v1, whole genome shotgun sequence contains these coding sequences:
- the LOC125858764 gene encoding uncharacterized protein LOC125858764 translates to MVTKKGSVSFEDDERLQHCSAISTRSLVQKKEDHGAFTIPCTIDKIHFAKALFDLSASINLMPLSIYKKLGLGAPKPIVMLLLMADRTVEKPIGMLQHVLVKVGPFIFSTDFVILDYEVDFEVPIILRRMFLATGRALVEMERGQMKF, encoded by the coding sequence atggtaaCAAAGAAagggtctgtgagttttgaagatgatgagaggttgcagcattgtagtgccaTTTCTACGAGGTCACTGGtacaaaagaaagaggatcATGGAGCTTTCACTATTCCATGCACCATCGATAAGATTCACTTTGCAAAAGCTTTGTTTGACTTGAGTGCCAGCATTAACTTGATGCCATTGTCgatttataagaagttggggTTAGGAGCTCCAAAACCAATTGTGATGCTTTTACTTATGGCTGATAGAACTGTGGAAAAGCCCATTGGAATGCTTCAACATGTCCTTGTGAAAGTGGGGCCATTCATTTTTTCGACAGACTTTGTTATACTTGATTACGAGGTTGACTTTGAGGTCCCCATCATCTTAAGGAGAATGTTCCTTGCTACTGGGCGTGCCTTAGTCGAAATGGAGAGAGGGCAGATGAAATTCTGA